From one Humulus lupulus chromosome 8, drHumLupu1.1, whole genome shotgun sequence genomic stretch:
- the LOC133794680 gene encoding ras-related protein RABB1c, protein MSYAYLFKYIIIGDTGVGKSCLLLQFTDKRFQPVHDLTIGVEFGARMITIDNKPIKLQIWDTAGQESFRSITRSYYRGAAGALLVYDITRRETFNHLASWLEDARQHANANMTIMLIGNKCDLAHRRAVSTEEGEQFAKEHGLIFMEASAKTAQNVEEAFIKTAGTIYKKIQDGVFDVSNESYGIKVGYGGIPGPSGGRDGVSSQAGGCCS, encoded by the exons ATGTCGTACGCTTATCTCTTCAAGTACATCATCATCGGCGATACTG GAGTTGGAAAATCATGCCTTCTTCTTCAGTTTACTGATAAGCGATTCCAGCCAGTGCACGACTTAACCATCGGTGTTGAGTTCGGTGCCAGGATGATCACTATCGACAATAAGCCTATCAAGCTCCAAATTTGGGACACG GCTGGTCAAGAATCCTTTAGATCTATTACGAGGTCCTACTATAGAGGAGCAGCTGGGGCATTGCTTGTTTATGATATCACCAG GAGGGAAACTTTTAATCACTTGGCTAGTTGGCTGGAAGATGCGAGACAACATGCAAATGCAAACATGACAATAATGCTAATTGGCAATAAGTGTGATCTCGCTCATAGAAGGGCTGTGAGCACAGAGGAAGGGGAGCAGTTTGCCAAGGAGCATGGATTAATCTTCATGGAAGCATCTGCTAAAACTGCCCAGAATGTCGAGGAG GCATTTATTAAGACTGCTGGAACCATATACAAGAAGATCCAGGATGGAGTCTTTGACGTGTCAAATGAg TCTTATGGAATAAAAGTTGGGTATGGTGGAATCCCTGGACCTTCCGGAGGCAGAGATGGGGTCTCCTCTCAAGCCGGAGGCTGTTGCAGTTGA